Proteins encoded together in one Etheostoma cragini isolate CJK2018 chromosome 11, CSU_Ecrag_1.0, whole genome shotgun sequence window:
- the phf11 gene encoding endochitinase A: MDDGDKLCCVLCQRSEETTTTGPLSTNNEVTAHQNCLLFSSGLFCRNSPQFDDLFGFLVEDVLSEVKRGNKLICNKCKLKGATAGCEVGRCKKSYHYPCAVKAKATIVEDADGGKYGLYCYNHSLQTQENNGAINGSPSSSSKSRTSKTPSEAGSSKIFCLACEKTEGNISLESSTNSVVVSYCDKHAPASHRRNTSGGSTSAGQPSVYSTDSNSSSSAARSSSKRQLNSTNKQEETPSKRKSKGYKRIVLDDSNSGDHVLDSEMAIFAPLETDLDESANSVPETQLIRKDTEGPTGFSSEHLEEENKDDSKDEDETVIHSDAESESLLLPMSLPHLVTVSTQTAPASLPAVVLLKAEAQRVDTGSRLEQSSFHSPHQHIAGPSVPKQSSARPLPPPDHSKPCRVTHSPPCTSSAISPGPPGSTCVSLLSPSSLPSDPEPTTYSTSFWKNCNLAGCTQAIFTGFLNEMNDIAIRIQADQASQEDYDIALTVMRASTKLAELVAKQKEELERKLKDLQKAAAAMEEVASALR; encoded by the exons ATGGATGACGGTGACAAACTGTGCTGTGTACTTTGTCAACGGTCTGAAGAGACGACGACAACCGGACCGTTATCAACTAATAATGAAGTCACGGCTCATCAGAACTGTTTG TTATTTTCCTCAGGTCTTTTTTGCCGGAATTCTCCACAGTTTGACGATCTTTTTGGTTTCCTTGTGGAGGATGTGCTGAGTGAGGTGAAACGAGGAAACAAACTG ATATGTAACAAATGTAAGCTGAAGGGTGCCACTGCTGGGTGTGAAGTTGGACGCTGCAAGAAGTCCTACCACTACCCGTGTGCTGTTAAAGCTAAAGCGACAATTGTTGAGGATGCAGACGGGGGGAAATATGG GCTGTACTGCTACAATCACTCTCTACAAACACAAG AAAACAATGGCGCCATAAACGGAagtccctcttcctcctcaaaGTCCAGAACTTCCAAAACTCCCAGTGAAGCCGGATCATCCAAG ATATTTTGCCTTGCCTGTGAGAAGACAGAAGGAAATATCAGCTTGGAAAGTTCAACTAATAGCGTTGTTGT GTCCTATTGTGACAAACATGCTCCTGCATCTCATAGGAGAAACACCAGCG GTGGTTCTACATCTGCCGGACAACCATCCGTGTACAGCACTGACTCCAACTCATCGAGCAGTGCGGCGCGTTCATCTTCCAAG AGACAATTGAATTCCACTAACAA ACAGGAAGAAACCCCCTCTAAACGTAAATCTAAAGGCTATAAAAGGATAGTTTTGGATGATTCCAATTCAG GTGATCATGTACTTGATTCAGAAATGGCAATATTTGCCCCTTTAGAGACGGATTTAGACGAAAGTGCCAACTCTGTTCCAGAGACCCAG TTGATCAG GAAAGACACTGAGGGTCCCACTGGGTTCAGCTCAG AACATCTGGAGGAAGAGAACAAAGATGACAGTAAAGATGAAGATGAAACAGTCATACATTCA GATGCTGAATCAGAGAGTCTGCTGCTTCCCATGTCTTTGCCACATTTAGTTACAGTCTCAACTCAGACTGCGCCAGCTTCACTTCCCGCTGTGGTTTTGTTGAAGGCCGAGGCACAGAGGGTAGATACAG GGTCCAGACTTGAGCAGAGTTCTTTCCACAGTCCTCATCAACACATTGCTGGACCGTCTGTCCCAAAGCAGAGCTCTGCTAGACCGCTTCCACCTCCTGACCACTCCAAACCTTGCCGTGTTACCCACTCACCTCCATGCACCAGCTCAGCCATTTCTCCAGGTCCACCTGGATCAACGTGCGTATCCCTCCTGTCGCCCTCTTCCCTTCCCTCAGACCCAGAGCCAACCACTTACTCCACCAGTTTCTGGAAAAACTGCAATTTGGCAGGATGCACACAGGCCATATTTACTGGTTTCCTTAATGAGATGAACGATATCGCCATCAGAATCCAGGCAGACCAGGCGAGCCAGGAGG attatGATATTGCACTAACAGTGATGAGGGCTTCTACAAAACTGGCAGAACTTGTGGCCAAGCAGAAAGAGG